From Prosthecobacter vanneervenii:
GCTGTGTGCACGTCTTGCACGAGCGATCGCGCGGCGGATGGAGCATCGTGCGGATGATGCCGCCATCCAGGGGGCTGATCCGGTGCAGTATGCGCGTGCGCTGGAAAAGCTTTACGAAGCCAACCAGATGCCCGCCGTGATGCGAAGCAACAGCATGGTGCACCCGCATCTCTATGACCGCATGCTCGCCGCAGGGGTGACGCCTGACTATGCGCGTCCTGAGCGTCCGGGGATCATGGCCTGGCCGGGATGGGTGGTGCTGCTGGCTCCCGTGGCCCTGATGGTCCTGATGCTGACCCAGATACTGACGAAAGCTCCGCACTCATCGAAAGCCCGAGCGGAGCCCAGGCTCGAAAATCATCGGTAAAACGGCCACGCCGTGAGGTTTGGCGTTCCCAGAGACTCCTGCTCGAAGTCGCCTTTGGTGCCGGAGGTTTGCATGGCCTGCAGCTCCGCGTGACAGTCTGCCATGTGTGGATCTTCGAGGAGGCGGCCGAGAATCTGGTGGTCGCGCTGGGTCAGTGGTGTGGCATGGGCGGAAGGCCGCCAGTGCATGTGAATGGACTGCACGGGAACATGGGCGATCTCGCGCAGTCTGCGCAGGATGTCCCAGCCGCTGGGGTCGGTATCGCCGAAATGATAGCGCGGGAGATCTGGCGGAAGTTTTTCCATGAGGAGCCTGACCGCCTGGGTAGGGAAGGAGGTGGCGACGATGAGGGTGGTGCGTTGGGCGTCCGCACGCGCGAGCTGAGGGAAGGTGGTTTTGCGGTTTTCGACTGTGAGGAGGCGCTGGGCGGTGGTGGTGATGTGACTGGCGCCCTCAAGCTCTGCGACAGACAGGGTGGACTCGTAGCGGAGATCGAGCGGCTTGGAGTGATCTGCGAAATGCAGAACCAGCGGGCCGCAGTAGTGCAGGGTGCTGTGGCTCGTCTGGATGCCGATGGCCTCCAGAGGCGTCTCGCGGTCAAAGAGAGCTTCCAGGGCGCGTTCGATAAAGCTCTGCTGGGATTCGAGATGCTTGGAGCTATGACCGAGCTGGGAGCTGGCATCACGGATGAGGGTGCCTGCGGGCCATTCGCGGCTGGTGATTTGAAACAGAAGTGACAGCAGCTCATCCACACGTGCTGGCTCCAGCCAGCGGAATGGTTCGAGCACCCGTGGAATAGTGAAGGCGGCTTCCAACCGCTCGCACAGGGCAGCCCACATCTCTGGCATGAGAGGGTGTGTTTTCGCTGACCATGCTCGCACGACATCCAAAGCCTGCTGTCGTGCCGCAGCACCAGGCTGTGTGCCAAACTGCTCATGCAACCATGCTTCCGAATCCAACGGGACGATGATCTTGTCGATGTAGCGCGGGTTGCGTTTACGGGGGACAAGGCGCAGGTGGGGCGTGCGCTGTGCCTCGCGCAGGGCGGCTTGCTGATCTTCGGCGGAGGTGATGCCGGCGTCTTCGAGGAGCTGGTCCCAGTCGCGGCGGAAGGGCTGCAAGGCGTCTGTCACGCGCCGCTTGCGGGCGGCCATCCAGTCCTTGTGCAGCTGGTCCAGCCATTTCATTCCATCAGTTCTGCAAGACGTGAACCTTCAACGCGGACGACCCAGTTTTCGATGTTTTGGATCTGCTCGCTGGCTTCATCGTAAGTGCGCTCCACGCGGCATTGCACGACGGTGTCGGCGTGCTGGAACATGGTGGGCAGGCGGTCTTCGGGGAAGGCCATGATGAGCTGGAGGCCGAAGTTGCGAGCGAGCGCGAGGCAGTCGTCGATGCGGTCGCCGCTGAGCTTGCTGAAGGCTTCGTCCATGACGACGAGGCCGAGATTCTGCGGATCATCGCGGCGGCCGAGATCATATACACGGCGGAAGGCGGCGAGGGTGGCCACAAAGAAGGGGGCCTGGTTTTCGCCACCGCTTTGCTTCTTGGCGCTCTTGTTCAGGCTGATGGCGGCGGCATCTCCACGACCGGCGGGCTTGGCCTCGATGTCCCAGTGGTGGTAGTAGCGGTAGTCCAGGGCACGCTGGTGGCGCTTGTCCTCGGGATTGTCGGCGGCGTCAATGGCGGCCATCAGCTCGTTCTTGGCGCGCTCGATGTCCTCACGTCCAGCGGCGTTGAAGAGCTCCATCTCGGAACCGCTGGGCAGGCCTTTTTCCACGAGCGTCCAGATGGCGGTGTGGGCCTTGTCGGCACGGCTGGTGAGCTGGTAGCGCCAGCCGCCGATCTCGTGGTCCATGGCACGGTTCAGCTCACGCTTGGTGCGGTCGGCTTCGCTGAGCTTTTCGCGCAGGACGTCGAGCACCTGGTGCTGCAGGCGGTCTTCCCACTCGCGCTTGGCTTCGAGGGCGGCGGTTTTGAAACGCTCCAGCTCGTGAGTTTCCAAATCTTCGCGGCGCTTGTCGTAGGCGTCGTTGTCCTCGGCCTCGGCATCAAGTGCGTCGCTCAGGTCGGCATGGGCGGCCACGAGTTCGCGGCGCTGTTCATCGCGCTGACGGCGTGCCTCATGGGCGTGTGTTTCGAGCTGCACGGAGAGTGCGGCGGCCATTTCGATGGACTTGCGCCAGGAGGTGGATTTCTGGCGCTGGGCATTGATGCGTGCGGCGATGTCGTCGTCTGAAATGCCGCGCACCAGCGTGCGCGAAGCCTGGCGGGCGATGCGGGCCTGCTCCTCCTGGAAGATGTCTTCGTTGATGGATTCTTCGAGGCGTGCCTTGGCCAGCTCGAACGCGGTGATGGCGGACTTGAGGCTGCCGATGCGCTCGTGAATACCCTCCAGCGAAGCGTTTTCCACGCGGAGGTTTTCCATGGCCTTCACGTTGTCCGGCGTGGCCAGGAGATCCCAGGTCGCCTGAAGTTCACCGAGTTCTTTGCGCAGCTTGGGAAGAAGGGGAACTTCGTCTGCGCCGTCCGGCACGGTGAAGCGGTCCAGGTGCCACTCTGCGCCGCGATTGAGGAAGGCGCGGAGGTCATCACGATCACGACGCACCTCCTCGATGACGGCATCCGTTTCGCGCAGTTCGTTTTCACGGATGTCGCGCAGGCGGCGCAGGCCTTCTTCACCGAGTGTGAGTTCTTTTTCAGGTGTGAGCTTGAGGCGGCGTGGCGGGTCTTTGAGCCAGCCGTCGAGAGACAAAGCGCGCTCATGTTTGTCGAGCTGTGCGGCCTTGTTTACGGCCACGATGCCACCGAGAAGCTGATCGAGCACTTTGCCCGCGAGTTCATGCTGCGTCTCCAGCATCTCGCGCAGTGAGCCTTTCTCCACCTTGGCGCTGATCTTGGCGGCTTCGTCGGGGTGGATCAGCGGCTCGTTTGCCACGGGTGCCTGCTGAGCCTGATCCCAGGCAGCGCGGAAGTCTTCGGGAATGACGGCGCGGCGATTGTGGCCCAGCACCGTTTCCAGCAGCGGCCACCATTTCTCTGCGGCGGGTTTGACCTCCACCACACGACCGAGCACCACGGCCTTTTGTCCGCGTGCGAGCAGGGCATTCAGCAGAGGCGAGGGTGCGGACTGCCCCTCGCGGAGCTGCGTCAGGTCCTTGTGCAGCGCGCTTTTGCGAATCTCATGTTCGGCCAGACGGGCCTCAACAGGGCGTAGCTGCTCCATCGCTTCATCC
This genomic window contains:
- a CDS encoding Wadjet anti-phage system protein JetD domain-containing protein codes for the protein MKWLDQLHKDWMAARKRRVTDALQPFRRDWDQLLEDAGITSAEDQQAALREAQRTPHLRLVPRKRNPRYIDKIIVPLDSEAWLHEQFGTQPGAAARQQALDVVRAWSAKTHPLMPEMWAALCERLEAAFTIPRVLEPFRWLEPARVDELLSLLFQITSREWPAGTLIRDASSQLGHSSKHLESQQSFIERALEALFDRETPLEAIGIQTSHSTLHYCGPLVLHFADHSKPLDLRYESTLSVAELEGASHITTTAQRLLTVENRKTTFPQLARADAQRTTLIVATSFPTQAVRLLMEKLPPDLPRYHFGDTDPSGWDILRRLREIAHVPVQSIHMHWRPSAHATPLTQRDHQILGRLLEDPHMADCHAELQAMQTSGTKGDFEQESLGTPNLTAWPFYR
- a CDS encoding SbcC/MukB-like Walker B domain-containing protein, yielding MSQSRITLSRILAVNWYGYRQIIDVSGLSLITGANGSGKSALLDLIQFVMLGEQQSKFNKAAAGAGSGRSLRGYCLCDTNTTGRDGNERYLRPSSVTLAGLEFTWPLQPGEEEPRRETYGARIEYESPTAKPSTIWFRAGRRLAWQDFLDSEAGPQALKFLPEDEFRTRVKRELDGDVWDRQKAYLEEMALRSHLGFDPEQMGKTLPRAMAFEPESNFEKFVREFLLEPGMPDVKAVKASVDAHRRAQERLEKMYDQLERLKGISKHHQDWVSSKRESALYSHLSDALKHEEALENLQRSRAELEEKQAEYEDNRKVHENTLEERDRLRRSVEAARAALGDKAARMEENDRRRRDLTKEISRLETAAATLHEQIRTHQRHWQDWTLHASRLGLQDISGASAAISGMQSKDESKALAAARDSSHAYIRLRDEAMEQLRPVEARLAEHEIRKSALHKDLTQLREGQSAPSPLLNALLARGQKAVVLGRVVEVKPAAEKWWPLLETVLGHNRRAVIPEDFRAAWDQAQQAPVANEPLIHPDEAAKISAKVEKGSLREMLETQHELAGKVLDQLLGGIVAVNKAAQLDKHERALSLDGWLKDPPRRLKLTPEKELTLGEEGLRRLRDIRENELRETDAVIEEVRRDRDDLRAFLNRGAEWHLDRFTVPDGADEVPLLPKLRKELGELQATWDLLATPDNVKAMENLRVENASLEGIHERIGSLKSAITAFELAKARLEESINEDIFQEEQARIARQASRTLVRGISDDDIAARINAQRQKSTSWRKSIEMAAALSVQLETHAHEARRQRDEQRRELVAAHADLSDALDAEAEDNDAYDKRREDLETHELERFKTAALEAKREWEDRLQHQVLDVLREKLSEADRTKRELNRAMDHEIGGWRYQLTSRADKAHTAIWTLVEKGLPSGSEMELFNAAGREDIERAKNELMAAIDAADNPEDKRHQRALDYRYYHHWDIEAKPAGRGDAAAISLNKSAKKQSGGENQAPFFVATLAAFRRVYDLGRRDDPQNLGLVVMDEAFSKLSGDRIDDCLALARNFGLQLIMAFPEDRLPTMFQHADTVVQCRVERTYDEASEQIQNIENWVVRVEGSRLAELME